Proteins found in one Micropterus dolomieu isolate WLL.071019.BEF.003 ecotype Adirondacks linkage group LG12, ASM2129224v1, whole genome shotgun sequence genomic segment:
- the LOC123980847 gene encoding F-box/WD repeat-containing protein 7-like isoform X2 → MGFYGTLKLIFYKMKRKLDHGPDGRPFPSGKKHCKGNTHLSPASLIQATPTTFGDLRLANGHSAQRRRVTSGPPPSGLQDWLLTFQTWSGPERLLALDELIDRCETSQVKHMMQVIEPQFQRDFISLLPKELALYVLTFLAPRDLLQAAQTCRYWRILAEDNLLWREKCREEGVSESASSRRRKCVRPGVAVSPWKSAYIRQHRIENNWRKGDTREPAVLKGHDDHVITCLQLSGDLIVSGSDDNTLKVWSAITGKCLRTLTGHSGGVWCSQMAVATVISGSTDRTLRVWDAETGECVHTLYGHTSTVRCMHLHGNRVVSGSRDTTLRVWDVSTGRCEHVLTGHVAAVRCVQYDGRRVVSGGYDYMVKVWDPETEACLHTLQGHTNRVYSLQFDGAFVVSGSLDTSIRVWDAETGGCVHTLTGHQSLTSGMELRDNILVSGNADSTVRVWDVRTGQCLHTLQGPNKHQSAVTCLQFCRGLVLSSSDDGTVKLWDLKTGAWLRDVVALQSRGSGGVVWRIRASDTRLVCAAGSRNGTEETKLLVLDFDLDDKKKETD, encoded by the exons ATGGGTTTCTACGGCACCTTGAAGCTCATCTTCTACAAA ATGAAGAGGAAGTTGGATCACGGTCCAGACGGCCGGCCGTTCCCTTCAGGGAAGAAGCACTGCAAAGGCAACACACACCTGAg TCCTGCCAGTCTGATTCAGGCCACGCCCACCACGTTCGGAGACCTGCGGCTGGCCAATGGGCATTCGGCTCAGCGGCGGCGCGTCACCTCCGGCCCGCCCCCCTCTGGCCTGCAGGACTGGCTTCTTACCTTCCAG ACGTGGAGCGGCCCTGAGAGGCTGTTGGCTCTGGACGAGTTGATTGACAGGTGCGAGACCAGTCAGGTGAAGCACATGATGCAGGTCATCGAGCCCCAGTTCCAGAGAGACTTCATATCCCTGCTGCCCAAAGAG TTAGCTCTGTACGTGTTGACCTTCCTGGCTCCCAGAGACCTGCTGCAGGCTGCTCAGACCTGCAGGTACTGGAGGATCCTGGCAGAGGACAACCTGCTGTGGAGGGAGAAGTGCCGCGAGGAAg GTGTATCAGAGTCTGCGTCGTCTCGTCGCAGGAAGTGCGTGCGGCCGGGCGTCGCTGTCAGTCCGTGGAAATCGGCCTACATAAGACAACACCGTATAGAGAACAACTGGAGGAAGGGAGACACACGAGAACCCGCG gtgtTGAAAGGTCACGATGATCATGTGATCACGTGTCTACAGCTCAGCGGCGACCTGATTGTCAGCGGCTCCGACGACAACACGCTCAAAGTCTGGTCCGCCATCACCGGCAAG TGTCTGCGGACGTTGACGGGTCACTCCGGCGGCGTGTGGTGCAGTCAGATGGCGGTCGCCACGGTGATCAGCGGCTCCACCGACCGGACGTTGCGTGTGTGGGACGCCGAGACGGGCGAGTGTGTCCACACGCTGTATGGACACACGTCCACTGTGCGCTGCATGCATCTTCACGGCAACcg gGTGGTGTCGGGCTCTCGGGACACGACGCTGCGAGTGTGGGACGTGTCGACGGGCCGCTGCGAGCACGTGCTGACGGGCCACGTGGCGGCGGTGCGCTGCGTCCAGTACGACGGGCGCCGCGTGGTGTCGGGCGGCTACGACTACATGGTGAAGGTGTGGGACCCCGAGACGGAGGCGTgtctgcacacactgcagggaCACACCAACAGAGTGTACTCGCTGCAG TTTGATGGCGCGTTTGTGGTGAGCGGCTCGTTGGACACTTCTATCAGAGTCTGGGAcgcagagacag GTGGGTGTGTCCACACGCTGACGGGCCACCAATCGCTGACCAGCGGCATGGAGCTGCGTGACAACATCCTGGTGTCCGGCAACGCCGACTCAACCGTCCGAGTGTGGGACGTCAGGACGGGACAGTGTCTCCACACACTGCAAG GTCCCAATAAGCACCAGTCGGCCGTGACTTGCCTGCAGTTCTGCCGAGGTCTGGTCCTGTCCAGCTCCGACGACGGGACGGTTAAACTGTGGGACCTGAAGACCGGGGCCTGGCTGAGAGACGTGGTGGCCCTGCAGAGCCGGGGATCAG GTGGAGTTGTGTGGCGAATCAGAGCGTCCGACACTCGGCTGGTGTGCGCCGCCGGCAGCAGGAACGGGACGGAGGAAACCAAACTGCTGGTGCTGGACTTCGACCTGGACGACAAGAAGAAAGAGACGGACTGA